A window of Paremcibacter congregatus contains these coding sequences:
- the nusB gene encoding transcription antitermination factor NusB, with protein sequence MTDKAPSSQKSASKKTAGTRSASRLGAVQALYQMEMNDVFARSVIEEFMDHRLGMVIEGDEYASADTAFFADLVKGVEARLEEIDAHIVSSLSENWTLERVEPVARGILRAGVYELMARPDVPTSVIINEYVDVAKAFFDDSKPGFVNGVLDKLAKIIRR encoded by the coding sequence ATGACCGACAAGGCCCCGTCTTCACAAAAATCCGCCTCTAAAAAAACAGCAGGCACCCGCAGTGCGTCGCGTCTTGGCGCGGTACAGGCATTGTACCAGATGGAAATGAATGACGTTTTCGCCCGCAGTGTGATTGAGGAGTTTATGGATCACCGCCTGGGTATGGTCATAGAAGGCGACGAATATGCTTCTGCCGACACAGCTTTTTTTGCTGATCTGGTTAAAGGTGTTGAAGCCCGTCTGGAAGAGATTGATGCTCATATCGTCAGTTCCCTGTCCGAAAACTGGACTCTGGAACGGGTTGAACCCGTGGCGCGCGGCATTCTGCGGGCCGGTGTTTATGAATTGATGGCCCGACCTGATGTCCCAACATCAGTGATCATTAATGAATATGTTGATGTGGCGAAAGCCTTTTTCGATGACAGCAAGCCGGGATTTGTGAACGGCGTACTCGACAAGCTGGCGAAAATTATCCGCCGCTAA
- a CDS encoding riboflavin synthase, which produces MFTGIITDVGAVDSIEQQGDCRIILKTAFDTATIDIGASIACSGVCLTVVDKGEDWFAVDASAETLSCTNLQDWTAGTKVNLERALKIGEELGGHIVTGHVDGLGEITDITPEGDSLRMRFSVPASIARYIAEKGSVTINGISLTVNEVIDDKDGATQFGINVIPHTQEKTTFSVVKIGDKVNLEIDVLARYVARMNKFSNA; this is translated from the coding sequence ATGTTTACCGGAATTATCACGGATGTCGGCGCTGTCGACAGCATAGAGCAACAAGGCGATTGCCGTATTATACTGAAAACCGCCTTTGATACCGCGACCATTGATATTGGGGCGTCCATTGCCTGTTCCGGGGTTTGCCTCACGGTGGTGGATAAGGGCGAAGACTGGTTTGCCGTTGACGCCTCTGCCGAGACACTCTCCTGCACCAATCTTCAGGACTGGACAGCCGGCACGAAAGTCAACCTTGAGCGGGCCCTGAAAATCGGGGAAGAACTTGGTGGGCATATCGTGACGGGGCATGTGGATGGTCTCGGCGAGATCACTGATATCACACCAGAAGGCGACAGCCTGCGCATGCGGTTTTCCGTCCCGGCCTCCATTGCCCGTTATATCGCGGAAAAGGGGTCTGTCACCATTAACGGAATTTCCCTTACCGTCAATGAAGTGATTGATGACAAGGATGGCGCCACACAATTCGGGATTAATGTCATTCCGCATACCCAGGAAAAAACAACATTTTCCGTTGTGAAAATCGGTGATAAAGTGAACCTGGAAATTGATGTTCTGGCCCGTTATGTGGCCCGGATGAATAAATTTAGTAACGCGTAA
- the ribB gene encoding 3,4-dihydroxy-2-butanone-4-phosphate synthase: MPQSFLSPIEDILEDAKNGRMFILVDDEDRENEGDLIIPAQMATPDAINFMAKYGRGLICLAMTQERIEELDIGMMSQNNRTRHETAFTTSIEAREGVTTGISAADRSHTVSVAVDPTKSKKDIVTPGHVFPLVARPGGVLVRAGHTEAAVDIAQLAGLIPAGVICEIMNDDGTMARLPDLVEFAKEHGLKVATIADLIAYRRRVDNLVGCIDEMEIESEFGGEFKLKVYEVKDDHTQHFALVKGTPKQGQPVPVRMHPFNLFDDLLCVTGPRRNQLHRAMEEFRDEECAVLVYLRETSKTIVSDSIARRTGKKNVSQETFLRNYGIGAQILVDLGVTDLILLSNTEQHVVGIEGYGLNIVEHRKFDDSIEIGLIKK, from the coding sequence ATGCCCCAAAGCTTCCTGTCCCCCATTGAAGATATTCTGGAAGACGCCAAGAATGGCCGGATGTTCATCTTGGTCGATGACGAGGATCGGGAAAATGAGGGGGATCTGATTATTCCGGCGCAGATGGCGACACCGGATGCGATCAATTTCATGGCCAAATATGGGCGTGGTTTGATTTGTCTGGCCATGACGCAGGAACGTATCGAGGAGCTGGACATCGGCATGATGTCACAGAATAACCGTACCCGTCATGAAACAGCCTTCACGACTTCTATTGAGGCGCGGGAAGGGGTAACCACCGGCATTTCAGCGGCAGACCGGTCTCATACGGTGTCGGTTGCCGTGGATCCAACCAAAAGCAAGAAAGATATCGTTACACCCGGGCATGTGTTTCCCTTGGTCGCGCGTCCGGGCGGGGTTCTGGTGCGGGCCGGACATACGGAAGCCGCCGTGGACATTGCACAACTGGCGGGGCTTATTCCGGCCGGGGTGATCTGTGAAATCATGAATGACGATGGCACGATGGCGCGCCTGCCGGATCTGGTGGAATTCGCCAAGGAACATGGCCTGAAAGTCGCGACCATCGCCGACCTGATTGCCTATCGCCGGCGGGTTGATAATCTGGTGGGCTGCATTGATGAGATGGAGATTGAATCTGAGTTTGGCGGGGAATTCAAACTTAAGGTTTATGAAGTCAAAGACGACCATACCCAGCATTTTGCCCTGGTGAAAGGCACACCAAAGCAGGGCCAACCGGTGCCTGTGCGGATGCACCCGTTTAACCTGTTTGATGATCTGCTCTGTGTTACGGGGCCGCGGCGCAATCAGTTGCATCGGGCGATGGAAGAATTCCGGGATGAAGAATGCGCGGTTCTGGTGTATTTGCGTGAAACCTCGAAAACCATTGTCTCCGACAGTATTGCCCGTCGCACCGGGAAGAAGAATGTGTCGCAGGAAACGTTCCTGCGCAACTATGGAATCGGGGCCCAGATTTTGGTTGATCTCGGGGTTACGGATTTGATCCTGCTGTCCAATACAGAGCAACATGTGGTGGGAATAGAAGGTTACGGCCTGAATATTGTCGAACACCGCAAGTTTGATGACAGTATTGAAATCGGCCTGATTAAAAAATAA
- the thiL gene encoding thiamine-phosphate kinase, giving the protein MIRRKTIHESEFDLIAHYFAPLAEKHSPAFGLTDDAAVLTPPEGQALVFTKDALVADVHFLSHDPAHLIAQKALRVNLSDLAAMGASPIGYLLALALPQQMTAREAWVKQFVRGLAEDQALFGCRLLGGDTVSTTGPLTLSITAVGAVTPGRALRRNGAKAGDDIYVSGTLGDSALGLKFLRHEITPDNDYLINRYHLPQPRLELGQKLFGLVSATMDISDGLAGDIRHICQLSGLGASMKAELLPVSSEAGKILESFPRYKKLIWNGGDDYELLFTAPVQDRDQIQSLARDMSLPLTRIGQMTAAPEIAIWNETGDNLLSDDQGFRHF; this is encoded by the coding sequence TTGATAAGGAGGAAGACAATTCACGAGAGCGAATTTGACCTCATAGCTCATTATTTTGCGCCTTTGGCGGAAAAGCACAGCCCGGCTTTCGGGCTGACCGATGATGCTGCTGTATTGACGCCGCCCGAGGGACAGGCCTTGGTTTTCACCAAGGATGCCCTAGTGGCGGACGTGCATTTTCTCTCCCATGATCCTGCGCATCTGATCGCTCAAAAAGCTCTGCGGGTCAATCTTTCGGATCTGGCGGCAATGGGCGCGTCTCCTATTGGTTATCTTCTGGCGCTGGCACTACCTCAACAGATGACGGCCCGGGAAGCGTGGGTGAAACAGTTCGTTCGTGGTCTGGCGGAAGATCAGGCGCTCTTTGGCTGCCGGTTGCTTGGGGGAGACACCGTATCAACGACGGGGCCCCTGACTTTGTCCATCACCGCCGTGGGGGCCGTGACGCCGGGTCGGGCTCTGCGTCGAAACGGGGCTAAGGCCGGAGACGACATATATGTTTCGGGCACCCTTGGCGATAGCGCTTTGGGGCTGAAGTTTCTGCGCCATGAAATTACACCGGATAATGATTACTTGATTAATCGGTATCATCTGCCGCAGCCGCGGCTGGAACTGGGTCAGAAATTATTTGGTCTGGTCTCGGCAACCATGGATATTTCTGATGGCCTTGCGGGTGATATTCGTCATATTTGCCAGCTGTCCGGTCTGGGGGCGTCAATGAAAGCTGAATTATTACCGGTTTCCTCTGAGGCTGGTAAGATTTTAGAAAGCTTCCCGCGTTATAAAAAGCTGATATGGAATGGCGGCGATGATTATGAACTGCTTTTTACCGCCCCGGTGCAAGACAGAGACCAGATACAATCTTTGGCCCGGGATATGTCGCTCCCCCTGACACGCATTGGTCAGATGACGGCGGCACCGGAAATTGCAATATGGAATGAGACGGGTGATAACCTGTTATCCGACGATCAGGGATTTCGCCACTTTTAA
- a CDS encoding YceD family protein, with the protein MSNDKNTLDDLPEIAVEFSRIVDVTTVPSKGRHYKYDASEAEHAALATRYGVESVMALQAECDLIPGRKGEYKLKASFTATITQACSISLDPVTEDVAGNLQVTFRQAPRRVDQEAIEVEFDAEEEDFELLSSQEVDLGELITQHLSLEINPYPRKPDATGEELGYKIIKEDQLTAMEEKKNPFDVLKSLKHKT; encoded by the coding sequence ATGTCAAATGACAAGAATACGCTTGATGATCTTCCCGAGATCGCTGTGGAGTTTTCCCGGATTGTCGATGTGACCACGGTTCCCTCGAAGGGGCGTCATTACAAGTATGACGCCAGTGAGGCGGAGCATGCCGCGTTGGCGACCCGATATGGTGTGGAGTCGGTTATGGCATTGCAAGCAGAATGTGACCTGATCCCCGGCCGTAAGGGAGAGTATAAATTAAAGGCTTCGTTTACCGCAACGATAACGCAGGCCTGTAGCATTTCTCTGGACCCGGTAACAGAAGACGTCGCTGGTAACCTGCAGGTCACTTTTCGTCAGGCCCCTCGTCGTGTAGACCAGGAGGCGATCGAGGTGGAGTTCGATGCGGAGGAAGAGGATTTTGAGCTGCTGAGCTCGCAGGAAGTCGATTTGGGAGAGCTGATTACCCAACATTTGTCTCTGGAAATTAACCCATACCCTCGTAAGCCGGACGCCACCGGAGAGGAGTTGGGGTACAAAATTATCAAAGAGGATCAGTTGACCGCAATGGAAGAGAAGAAAAATCCTTTTGATGTGCTTAAAAGTTTGAAACATAAGACTTGA
- a CDS encoding 6,7-dimethyl-8-ribityllumazine synthase, whose amino-acid sequence MPKPLHILIVESPYYKDITEELIKGAVAVLEEAGATYERLDVPGAFEIPAAIRFAEDSDQVFDGYIGLGCVIRGETSHYDYVCGESARGLQELAIKDRLAIGYGVLTVENRDQAWARASVDKGNKGGFVAEVALRMIELKQKFGLTT is encoded by the coding sequence ATGCCTAAACCTCTGCATATTTTGATTGTGGAATCGCCTTACTACAAGGATATCACCGAAGAATTGATTAAGGGAGCTGTTGCGGTTCTGGAAGAGGCGGGCGCGACATATGAACGTCTGGATGTCCCGGGCGCATTTGAGATTCCCGCCGCAATACGCTTTGCAGAAGATTCCGATCAGGTGTTTGACGGCTATATTGGACTGGGATGTGTGATCCGTGGTGAAACGTCACATTATGATTATGTGTGTGGTGAAAGTGCCCGCGGTTTGCAGGAATTGGCAATCAAAGATAGACTCGCCATAGGTTACGGTGTATTGACCGTGGAGAATCGTGATCAGGCATGGGCGCGGGCATCGGTAGACAAAGGAAACAAAGGGGGCTTTGTTGCAGAAGTCGCACTTCGGATGATCGAATTAAAACAGAAATTTGGACTGACCACATAA
- a CDS encoding outer membrane protein assembly factor BamE — translation MRNVTKYIILLTMTVTVLGGCTSRKFTRGYMADEKVVSTIRPQVDNQESVQEMLGSPSSKALFDNENWYYFSKKSKQFAFLKEDITAIDIIAVRFDSDGYVTAVNRYNIDNHNDIDPVGDKTPTHGRELSFIQELFGNIGRVGAGGPSNVQPGN, via the coding sequence ATGAGAAACGTGACAAAATATATCATCCTCCTGACCATGACTGTTACCGTGCTTGGCGGCTGTACGTCGCGGAAATTTACACGGGGATACATGGCCGATGAAAAAGTCGTCAGCACCATCCGTCCACAGGTCGATAATCAGGAATCCGTTCAGGAAATGTTGGGCAGCCCATCGTCCAAGGCTCTGTTCGATAATGAGAACTGGTATTATTTCTCCAAAAAATCAAAACAGTTTGCCTTTCTAAAAGAAGATATCACGGCTATTGATATTATCGCCGTGCGCTTTGACAGCGATGGTTATGTTACCGCCGTCAACCGCTATAATATTGACAACCATAATGATATCGATCCTGTTGGCGACAAAACCCCGACTCACGGACGCGAACTCAGCTTCATTCAGGAACTGTTTGGCAATATCGGTCGCGTGGGCGCCGGCGGACCATCCAACGTTCAACCTGGCAACTGA
- a CDS encoding flagellar basal body-associated FliL family protein codes for MVDEDKGEDVPKSGGGKKLLIIGLLAGLIIGGGGAAGALIMMGGGEHPPEPVPPVKEEPKKDPHFVKVERVTLPVIHKNRILGNAQIDFSLEVEDNDSKMALIRDLPEIRDSLLRHYSVTPIGKEGNPRNIDYAGLKETVKKLSNDVLKNDMVKRVMIVQARYF; via the coding sequence ATGGTGGACGAAGATAAAGGCGAAGATGTTCCAAAAAGCGGGGGCGGCAAGAAACTTCTGATCATTGGTCTGTTGGCGGGGTTAATTATTGGTGGCGGCGGTGCCGCTGGTGCGCTTATCATGATGGGGGGCGGGGAACATCCGCCGGAACCTGTTCCGCCGGTTAAGGAAGAGCCGAAAAAAGACCCGCATTTTGTCAAGGTAGAAAGAGTGACATTACCCGTGATTCATAAGAACCGTATCCTGGGGAATGCCCAGATCGATTTTTCTCTGGAGGTAGAGGATAATGACAGTAAAATGGCGCTGATCCGAGACCTGCCGGAAATTCGGGATTCCTTACTGCGCCATTATAGTGTTACGCCGATCGGGAAAGAAGGCAACCCGCGCAATATTGATTATGCAGGGCTGAAAGAAACCGTGAAAAAGCTCAGTAACGATGTGCTTAAAAACGACATGGTCAAGCGGGTTATGATTGTTCAGGCCCGCTACTTTTAG
- a CDS encoding ubiquinol-cytochrome C chaperone family protein: MLNLFKRNRKIRNLSHEVFTHIVTQARQPAFYADYKVADTLDGRFDLIILHVALVIDRLEQFPKKREAGLLIRYIQEVLFDNMDMSLREIGVGDMSVGKKVKVMAEAFYGRKLAYKTALQAEDKSDALKKAVLTNIYREENPGDDVLTAVVSYILRQMASFEQQDLTALLSGKLDFVPVKPEGA, encoded by the coding sequence ATGCTGAACTTATTTAAGCGAAACAGAAAAATACGAAACCTCTCCCATGAGGTCTTCACCCACATTGTGACTCAGGCGCGGCAACCGGCATTTTATGCGGATTACAAGGTTGCCGATACGCTCGACGGGCGTTTTGATCTGATTATCCTGCATGTGGCGCTGGTCATTGACCGGTTAGAACAATTTCCCAAGAAAAGGGAAGCCGGGTTGCTTATTCGCTATATTCAGGAAGTTCTGTTTGACAATATGGATATGTCCCTGCGCGAGATCGGCGTCGGTGATATGAGCGTTGGCAAAAAGGTCAAGGTCATGGCGGAAGCATTCTATGGCCGCAAACTGGCGTATAAAACAGCTCTGCAGGCGGAAGACAAAAGCGACGCCTTGAAAAAGGCTGTGCTGACGAATATATACAGGGAAGAAAACCCGGGCGATGATGTCCTGACAGCGGTTGTTTCTTATATTTTGCGCCAGATGGCAAGTTTTGAACAGCAGGATTTGACGGCGTTGCTGTCTGGGAAGCTTGATTTCGTTCCCGTAAAGCCGGAAGGGGCCTGA